A stretch of Ligilactobacillus faecis DNA encodes these proteins:
- a CDS encoding glycosyl hydrolase 53 family protein, with protein sequence MFERKVHYKMYKAGKKWVFAAITTFALGTVMTTTVSADETTQAEATTAVSQTASTQTATQTAKPDATTTEATKEAQTVAATDVKATPQEVTTEAQTNELQASATTASETTQTEKTAPTQTTSVAAPAATIQAEETKTPDTAQKTKDVASTNATTPVKEAPTYTQVKENGNWYLKDTAGNYMTGFQTIAEQNKVVYYDPTDHQMQYGQQKINGDWYLFDTFDGAMQTGVQYIKDQDKLVYYNEKGQMQHGTVTIAGQTYQTNEVTGAFVGKGQQKIANNWYLFDNNGKVLTGFQNIKDQNKTVYYSPTTAKMQYGQQKINNNWYSFDTFDGAMKTGFVKIPEQNKTVYYAPNGQMQYGQQKINNNWYNFDTFDGAMKTGFVKIPEQNKTVYYAANGQMQYGWHWIDNATRYFDTFNGAMTTGQRLINGHWYLFDQNGAMQRGLQTIKEQNKTVYYNQDGWMLYGWQWVNNATRYFDTFNGAMKTGQQKINGHWYLFAQNGAMQRGYQYIPEQQKIVYYNQDGWMLYGQQKIAGVTRNFDTFDGALKATGQQKLGADWYLFSNDGKVLTGFQNIKDQNKTVYYSPTTAKMQYGQQKINNNWYNFDTFDGAMKTGFVKIPEQNKTVYYAPNGQMQYGWQEIADDKYYFDTFDGAMYTGSHNIDGKDYTFDAKGRLLPMTTQAYREQIAQEIAKKIETTTGQKIDHDWDNQNDNYLAYSVHDVAQLVARSNLAATSEAVQTNLKNNALFTGKADVVWVKSYTQSDKEKGLQNIVADFMQAYPALSDLSKTALGVGVKETENGMNVAVVVFTLGDNTSSQVQTTTSPVTVTVSDVYTAPGVNITAKDGLTPGSVLETADLRSFKIPESLLTGPKGEKISEQNLNMIFSSLAGNESGLEGQKTYEGTDGNVYHYVFWLNDKVDGQTVGKQAVFLAANKDTVYGGPIKVSYSATLTWGAPVAPETPAAGTPTSQMTTEQIDLAYKTGTDTGLRYDAVKVEPIAGMTSDMIRGVDIGSYQSLIDAGVKFYDFAGNEAPIYKVLADAGVNWIRLRVWNDPFDAENETYAGGACSEANVVKMAKDASKYGLKVLLDFHYSDFWADPAKQPLPKAWVDQSGDALAKSVYNYTSKVLGDLKATGVDVGMVQIGNEITNGVFGIYSNRDRGESYLDVWGNKQKAALISQYLNAGSQAVRKVLPNAQIAIQLETPNVTKYRNIMTALKNNNVDYDLLGTSYYPFWSTHDGNGWYKDFNMGWGANTPKSLEGVQMLAKDEFGKKVVVLETGWINNVRDSDGTGNSIGADSEIQAYSHDPQGQVDAMSDMYKALVAQGGLGGFWWEPAWIPVKAGWENWQYNKDASDKYGTGWASKHAVGYAPDSVMYYEGKPTWGGSTWDNVALFDDLGYPLQSLKMYNGFLTGYETPKAPEKVSSSVAFKVDKIWNSDNVQLKDALNVGDTVSANEVSNALSESAQALLRGEEGQALGQTNLEKIGSGLGGVTTALEGNKTYYTATGEAYHYVFWLAEGKTAEQKAWNFYNDNQTAKYGETLTAKVEATVTWGEAKA encoded by the coding sequence ATGTTTGAAAGAAAAGTTCACTACAAAATGTATAAAGCTGGTAAGAAGTGGGTCTTTGCAGCGATCACGACTTTTGCCCTTGGAACAGTGATGACAACGACTGTTTCAGCTGATGAGACGACACAAGCCGAAGCAACGACAGCAGTCAGTCAAACGGCTTCAACGCAAACTGCGACACAAACTGCCAAACCAGATGCAACAACGACTGAGGCTACAAAAGAGGCTCAAACAGTAGCTGCTACAGATGTAAAAGCAACACCACAAGAAGTAACGACTGAGGCTCAAACAAATGAACTGCAAGCGTCAGCTACAACAGCAAGTGAAACAACTCAAACAGAAAAAACGGCGCCAACACAAACAACTTCAGTAGCGGCACCTGCTGCTACAATTCAAGCAGAAGAAACAAAAACGCCTGATACAGCGCAAAAAACAAAAGACGTTGCGTCAACAAATGCAACTACACCAGTTAAAGAAGCCCCAACTTATACTCAAGTCAAAGAAAACGGAAATTGGTATTTAAAAGATACCGCTGGAAACTACATGACTGGGTTCCAAACGATCGCAGAGCAAAATAAGGTCGTCTATTACGATCCGACTGATCATCAAATGCAATACGGTCAACAAAAGATCAATGGTGACTGGTACTTATTTGATACGTTCGATGGTGCGATGCAAACTGGAGTTCAATATATCAAAGACCAAGATAAGTTAGTTTACTACAATGAAAAAGGTCAAATGCAACATGGGACAGTTACGATCGCAGGGCAAACTTACCAAACAAACGAAGTCACTGGCGCCTTTGTTGGTAAAGGTCAACAAAAGATCGCCAACAATTGGTACTTATTTGATAACAACGGTAAAGTTTTAACTGGTTTCCAAAATATCAAAGATCAAAACAAGACAGTCTACTACAGTCCTACGACAGCTAAGATGCAATATGGGCAACAAAAGATCAATAACAATTGGTATAGCTTTGATACGTTTGACGGCGCGATGAAGACAGGTTTTGTGAAGATCCCTGAACAAAATAAAACAGTCTACTATGCACCAAACGGTCAAATGCAATATGGGCAACAAAAGATCAATAACAATTGGTATAACTTTGATACATTTGACGGCGCGATGAAGACTGGCTTTGTAAAGATCCCAGAACAAAATAAGACAGTCTATTACGCAGCTAACGGTCAAATGCAATACGGCTGGCACTGGATCGATAATGCCACACGTTATTTTGATACTTTCAACGGTGCGATGACAACAGGGCAACGTTTGATCAATGGTCATTGGTACTTATTTGATCAAAACGGAGCTATGCAACGGGGACTCCAAACGATCAAAGAACAAAATAAAACGGTCTACTATAATCAAGACGGTTGGATGCTTTATGGTTGGCAATGGGTCAATAATGCCACACGTTACTTCGATACCTTCAACGGGGCAATGAAGACAGGTCAACAAAAGATCAACGGACATTGGTACTTATTTGCCCAAAATGGGGCCATGCAACGAGGCTACCAATATATTCCAGAACAACAAAAGATCGTTTATTATAACCAAGATGGCTGGATGCTTTACGGTCAACAAAAGATCGCTGGCGTTACCCGCAACTTTGATACGTTTGATGGTGCTTTGAAAGCTACTGGTCAACAAAAACTTGGGGCAGATTGGTATCTTTTCAGTAATGATGGTAAAGTTTTAACTGGTTTCCAAAATATCAAAGATCAAAACAAGACAGTCTACTACAGTCCTACGACAGCTAAGATGCAATATGGCCAACAAAAGATCAATAACAATTGGTATAACTTTGATACGTTTGACGGCGCAATGAAGACAGGTTTTGTGAAGATCCCAGAACAAAATAAGACGGTCTACTATGCACCAAACGGTCAAATGCAATATGGTTGGCAAGAGATCGCTGATGATAAATACTACTTTGATACGTTTGATGGTGCGATGTATACAGGAAGCCATAACATTGATGGCAAAGATTATACTTTTGATGCTAAAGGTCGTTTATTACCAATGACGACTCAAGCATATCGGGAACAGATCGCACAAGAGATCGCTAAAAAGATCGAAACAACAACTGGTCAAAAGATCGATCATGATTGGGACAACCAAAATGATAACTACTTAGCTTATAGCGTACATGATGTGGCACAATTAGTTGCCCGAAGCAATTTAGCCGCTACAAGTGAAGCTGTGCAAACTAACTTGAAGAATAATGCTTTATTTACTGGTAAGGCTGATGTCGTTTGGGTCAAGAGTTATACGCAAAGTGACAAGGAAAAAGGGCTTCAAAATATCGTCGCTGACTTTATGCAAGCTTATCCAGCTTTAAGTGATCTTTCTAAGACAGCTCTTGGCGTAGGTGTCAAAGAAACTGAAAACGGGATGAACGTGGCGGTGGTCGTCTTTACTTTAGGTGACAATACTAGTTCACAAGTCCAAACGACAACTTCACCTGTGACTGTAACTGTCAGCGATGTATATACGGCACCAGGGGTCAACATAACGGCTAAAGACGGCCTAACACCAGGCAGTGTGCTTGAAACAGCTGATCTTAGAAGCTTTAAGATCCCAGAAAGTTTATTGACAGGGCCTAAAGGCGAAAAGATCAGTGAACAAAACTTAAATATGATCTTTAGCAGTCTAGCTGGAAATGAAAGTGGTCTTGAAGGACAAAAGACATATGAAGGAACAGACGGGAACGTTTACCACTATGTCTTCTGGTTGAACGATAAAGTTGATGGCCAAACAGTCGGCAAGCAAGCTGTTTTCTTAGCTGCTAATAAAGATACTGTTTATGGTGGTCCGATCAAAGTCAGCTATTCAGCAACATTGACTTGGGGCGCACCAGTTGCACCAGAGACACCAGCTGCAGGCACACCTACGAGCCAAATGACAACAGAACAGATCGATCTGGCTTATAAGACAGGGACAGATACTGGCCTACGTTATGATGCAGTTAAAGTCGAACCGATCGCTGGGATGACTTCAGATATGATCCGTGGGGTCGATATCGGTAGTTATCAATCATTGATCGATGCTGGCGTGAAATTCTACGACTTCGCTGGCAACGAAGCACCGATCTATAAAGTTTTAGCTGATGCTGGAGTCAACTGGATCAGATTACGTGTTTGGAACGATCCATTCGATGCTGAAAACGAAACGTATGCTGGTGGGGCATGTAGTGAAGCTAACGTTGTCAAAATGGCTAAAGATGCTTCAAAATATGGCTTAAAAGTCTTGCTTGATTTCCATTATTCAGATTTCTGGGCTGATCCAGCTAAACAACCTCTTCCAAAAGCTTGGGTCGATCAATCTGGTGATGCTTTAGCTAAGAGCGTTTATAATTACACAAGTAAAGTTTTAGGCGATCTTAAAGCCACTGGCGTTGATGTTGGTATGGTCCAGATCGGAAATGAGATCACAAATGGGGTCTTTGGGATCTATTCAAACCGTGACCGCGGTGAATCTTATTTAGATGTTTGGGGCAATAAACAAAAAGCCGCTTTGATCTCACAATATTTAAATGCGGGTTCACAAGCCGTTCGTAAAGTATTGCCAAATGCGCAGATCGCGATCCAATTAGAAACACCAAATGTGACGAAATACCGTAATATCATGACAGCTTTGAAAAACAATAACGTTGATTATGATCTTTTAGGGACATCTTATTACCCATTCTGGTCAACACACGACGGTAACGGCTGGTATAAAGACTTTAATATGGGTTGGGGCGCAAACACACCAAAGAGTTTAGAAGGTGTGCAAATGTTAGCTAAAGACGAATTTGGTAAAAAAGTTGTCGTCTTAGAAACAGGTTGGATCAATAATGTGCGTGATTCTGATGGAACAGGAAATTCGATCGGAGCTGATTCTGAGATCCAAGCTTACAGCCACGATCCACAAGGCCAAGTCGATGCCATGTCTGATATGTATAAAGCTTTAGTAGCTCAAGGTGGTCTAGGTGGTTTCTGGTGGGAACCAGCCTGGATCCCAGTAAAAGCTGGTTGGGAAAACTGGCAATACAACAAAGATGCATCTGACAAGTACGGAACTGGTTGGGCTTCTAAACATGCCGTTGGCTATGCACCAGATAGTGTGATGTACTATGAAGGCAAACCGACCTGGGGTGGTTCGACTTGGGATAACGTTGCTTTATTCGATGATCTAGGCTACCCATTACAATCACTTAAGATGTATAACGGCTTTTTAACTGGTTATGAAACGCCAAAAGCACCTGAAAAAGTTAGTTCAAGTGTTGCCTTTAAAGTCGATAAAATTTGGAACAGTGATAATGTTCAATTAAAAGATGCCTTGAATGTTGGAGATACAGTCAGCGCAAATGAAGTTTCCAATGCACTTTCTGAAAGCGCCCAAGCACTTTTGCGCGGTGAAGAAGGTCAAGCGCTCGGTCAAACTAACTTAGAAAAGATCGGAAGTGGCCTTGGGGGTGTCACAACGGCACTTGAAGGTAATAAAACGTATTACACAGCCACTGGCGAAGCTTACCACTATGTTTTCTGGTTGGCCGAAGGAAAAACAGCCGAACAAAAAGCTTGGAACTTCTACAACGATAATCAAACAGCTAAGTATGGTGAAACTTTGACAGCTAAAGTCGAAGCAACTGTAACTTGGGGCGAAGCTAAAGCTTAA